One region of Pseudomonas glycinae genomic DNA includes:
- a CDS encoding DMT family transporter: MRSTSPLKILLTMAFVVGCWAYSPTGIHIGLQAYDPGHLALLRFLLASLFMAVIAGFKGIHLPRLQDLPLLFALGFFAVSLHHVVLNIGQQSVSAGASSVLAQSTPLFSTLLARFLFKDRVSVWRWGCVLLGFVGVVIVVSGDRGLGSLDAHGLLILLAAVSWSVYFALQKHHARRYDGLTLVCYTVWSGTLLLLIYLPGLADSVAGAPLRVQWAVLGLGVFPSALAYLAWAFVLKHVDLSRATMTLYLIPPTAMGIASVGLGERPTLLVLAGSAVVLISVLALNLERPMVVRATQA; encoded by the coding sequence GCAAGCCTACGATCCCGGTCATCTGGCGTTGCTGCGGTTTCTGTTGGCATCGCTGTTCATGGCCGTGATTGCTGGTTTCAAAGGCATTCACCTGCCGCGCCTGCAAGACCTGCCGCTGTTGTTTGCCCTGGGCTTTTTTGCCGTGAGCCTGCATCACGTCGTGTTGAACATCGGCCAGCAAAGCGTCAGCGCCGGCGCGTCGAGTGTGCTGGCGCAATCGACGCCGCTGTTCAGCACGCTGCTGGCGCGGTTTCTGTTCAAGGATCGGGTCAGCGTCTGGCGCTGGGGTTGTGTGTTGCTGGGGTTCGTCGGCGTGGTGATCGTGGTCAGCGGCGATCGCGGCCTCGGCAGCCTCGACGCGCATGGTTTATTGATCCTGCTTGCGGCAGTGTCGTGGAGCGTCTACTTCGCTCTGCAAAAACATCATGCCCGGCGTTATGACGGACTGACACTGGTTTGCTACACAGTGTGGTCGGGCACGTTGTTGCTGTTGATCTACTTGCCGGGATTGGCCGACAGCGTGGCCGGTGCGCCATTGCGGGTGCAATGGGCGGTGCTGGGTCTGGGCGTGTTTCCCAGCGCCCTCGCCTATCTGGCGTGGGCATTCGTGCTCAAGCATGTGGACCTGAGCCGGGCGACGATGACGCTGTATCTGATTCCGCCGACTGCGATGGGAATTGCTTCGGTGGGATTGGGTGAGAGACCGACGTTACTGGTGCTGGCGGGTTCGGCGGTGGTGCTGATCAGTGTGCTGGCGTTGAATCTGGAGCGGCCGATGGTGGTTCGGGCAACTCAGGCCTGA